TTCAAGAGGAATTTAAACTGGAATGATTAATGTAACCTTCCAGAAAATAATGGGAAGAGGCACATGAAGAAAATGCGGTTGAGttaatctccctccccccaacatttcatcactgttttaaaagtatttttcttGATTGCAAAAGAAGGAATTGAGTGGAGGAAATCAGACACCTGGTTAAAGCTTCTATGCCACACAATTTGATCATCTTCAAGAGTCAGCTCATTCTCTGATGGGGCCTGAGGATTCAATTGTCCAAGTTTCAACCTTGCAAATGACCCATTTGAGAAGATAATCCAATTGGTAAAATCAAAAACTGTAACTAATTCTCCATCTTGATCAAACTGTATGTGTTCTCCGACTGAATTGTTGAACAAAGTTTTCCTTAAAAACTTGTGTAACTAGAATGAAAAAGAAACCAAACAAGAAAGCTAGTTACACTACTGAAAACATTGAAGCCAAGTATTAAAAAAGTCAAACTACACACAAACAAAtcaaacacacaaacataatTATATTTGAATCATTAAGTTGGTGGGAGAATTGAACATGCAAAGTGGAAGTAGAAAGAGAAGTCTTCCATTAATGATACATAGACCGGTATGAATAATTTCAGTACCTGCCATGGCTCTATATTATGAAAATCCATCCTCCCACCTTCTGAACGTTTTCTGCGTTTGGATTCATGTATGTGGATATTGTGTAAAGCATGggccacagcatagacagcattgtagacattatagctatggccagtcatctgcatttcaaacaaaggtCCAGGAAcgctctccagtttctcctctcCACTGCAGATTTTCTTCATATCCCCTTGCTTGTATTTCAGTGCACAGCTAAATGCTTGTTCCCAAAAGatctgaatgaaaccatctcctccaGCCGACAATGGTCTTATGGTCCGCTGAAATTCTTGAAACCCTGGAGGCTGATTGGAATGGACTGCAAAGGACAGGGCACCATTGAGGGGGTCTGTATCAAAAATTCTTTGGATAGCATATGACTCAAAGTCCGAGTGTGATGTAACTATCCACACCTTATCCAGGTGGGATAAtgaaatgaaagggaaaaaatacagTGTGATTCTTAAGGTCAACATGGCAAAAAGttctccataaaaataaaaagcattgaCTTTTTTGTCTGTTAATATCGAGAAGTGTTCAGCTTGGTTTAGCATAAAGTCTGACATGTCCTTTATGTAATTCAGCTTTGTTATTTTGTATATGAATGCAAAACAAACGCTATTCTCAGAGAGGAGAGGTATTATTCTCCGCAAAAACTGGTTTCCCATGTCATCATCCATAGCCAGGAGCCCAATCCAAGTCCATTGAAAATGATGAAGTAACTTTACAACTCCCCTGTACTGATAGGtgtcatcaggcaccatctgatataTGGAAGGGAATTGTTTTTTGTCATCctttgcaagggaaaatgacCCATAGGTCAgctgaaagaaaacacattgtCATTTTAATGAATGAATTCAGCATCCTCAATCATATGCTGGAATTGTTAAGTCTATGTTTATAGCTTACCTGAGGAGTATTGTAGATATTCAAAATGGATCCAATctgagcagaggtttcagacAAACGCCCTCCAATTACAGCTATGAATTTCTGCCGGTTATCACAGCTGAAGTTAGGGACCAGCCTCTGCTGCGCAGAAAGTACACTGAGagtggccttaaaagtcatcctGCCAAGGCCGTAGCTATTGAGGATGTAGAGCCCCAAGCTGATGTTTGGTAAGAAGTTGGGattctcattcagctcttttaCAGCAAACGCCAAGGCCAAAATGTTCTGGTAGTTTTTTGTTATGGACCTACAAAAAATATATGTAGGAAAGCAACCATACTGCATTTACAGCGTTCTTCTTCTCACCTGAGCATCCAGTTTATGAACTGGTTTCTTTAGCAGTGCCCTTAGCTAACTCCTCGTATCCAATATATTCACATTTCGTAAAGTATAATAATGGATATCGTGCCCATTGAGGTGCAACAGACTTATACGGTATTACAAGGTCTTTGCCAACCCATTTTGTTATAAGTTTGGTTTCACATGATATCATTGTCATCTCTTTTGTTCCCTATCCTTTTTCATGTGACATCAAACTTCTTACATTTTTCAAATGACAGCTGTTTATACCCCTAGGTCATTCAAAGACTGTCCAAAACCTGCTGAAATGCATCCTATATATTTTTCATGTTTTTGGTTCTTCTTATCACTCTCTGCTCACCTAGGAAAGCCAGATAAACTGGTATAGTTGGCAGTTCGTCAACTGATATTCAGATGTCCTCTCTAGAATTAACTCCTTCAACAGGCAACAAGTTGGAAGTAGGTGCAATATGCCTATGACATCAACTAGAGACCTAAGCAATTTGGAGAAATGGGGGGCCGCTGGAAATTCTTGGGGGTACTGGGCATATATCTATAGAAAGAAGCTAATACTATCATAGATGTTCCCCCCATAAACCAGAGGGCTGTCAATCCCTGGAGTGTCTAAGTCACTTTCGAGTGACCTAGGCACATTGCATTTATTTTCAGCTTTTATGCTCCCTGCTTCCAATAATAtcaccccatcccctgccagctggtcTGGAAGACCTGGCAACATTCTGGCCACCTTTGGTTGTTAGAGTCAGCATTAACAAATGACAATCCCAAACCTTGTTGGAATGCAACTTATCCCATTGAAAAGAAGATCTATTGTTATTTATACACTGCATGAT
The Paroedura picta isolate Pp20150507F chromosome 16, Ppicta_v3.0, whole genome shotgun sequence genome window above contains:
- the LOC143825418 gene encoding vomeronasal type-2 receptor 26-like codes for the protein MSSINCSIYDDPFPIPHNFYQPGVLLIGGITAQVAFLNNPPSFLEHPASIVVEEPVSITKNYQNILALAFAVKELNENPNFLPNISLGLYILNSYGLGRMTFKATLSVLSAQQRLVPNFSCDNRQKFIAVIGGRLSETSAQIGSILNIYNTPQLTYGSFSLAKDDKKQFPSIYQMVPDDTYQYRGVVKLLHHFQWTWIGLLAMDDDMGNQFLRRIIPLLSENSVCFAFIYKITKLNYIKDMSDFMLNQAEHFSILTDKKVNAFYFYGELFAMLTLRITLYFFPFISLSHLDKVWIVTSHSDFESYAIQRIFDTDPLNGALSFAVHSNQPPGFQEFQRTIRPLSAGGDGFIQIFWEQAFSCALKYKQGDMKKICSGEEKLESVPGPLKRSEGGRMDFHNIEPWQLHKFLRKTLFNNSVGEHIQFDQDGELVTVFDFTNWIIFSNGSFARLKLGQLNPQAPSENELTLEDDQIVWHRSFNQVLPISVCNDPCQPGFSKSKKEGEKFCCYDCTPCPEGMISEKKDMDACVKCPDHQFPSESHQECLLKVPSYLSYKETIGIIFVILAVSFSLVTSLVLGTFMKYKNTPIVKANNRSLTYILLLSLLLCFLSSLMFIGKPGKVTCLLRQITFSLIFCVALSSVLAKTITVILAFMATKPGTHMRRWVGKKLAYSIVLSGSLIHAVICVVWVCISPPFPQMNIHAQPREIILECNEGSAMMFYSVLGYLGFLASVSFTVAFLARKLPGSFNEAKFITFSMLVFCSVWFSFIPSYLSSKGKSMVAVEIFSILSSAAGLLVCIFSPKCYILLLRPEMNIREQIIRIM